One window of the Solanum stenotomum isolate F172 chromosome 11, ASM1918654v1, whole genome shotgun sequence genome contains the following:
- the LOC125844507 gene encoding histone H2B.2, protein MAPKAAEKKPVEKKPTEEKKAEKTPKAGKKLPKESGSSGADKKKKKSKKSVETYKIYIFKVLKQVHPDIGISSKSMGIMNSFINDIFEKLAQESSRLARINKKPTITSREIQTAVRLVLPGELAKHAVSEGTKAVTKFTSS, encoded by the coding sequence ATGGCTCCTAAAGCAGCAGAGAAAAAGCCAGTAGAGAAGAAGCCAACAGAGGAGAAAAAGGCTGAAAAAACCCCAAAAGCAGGGAAGAAGTTGCCAAAAGAATCTGGTTCTTCTGGTgctgataagaagaagaagaaatctaaGAAGAGTGTTGAAACCTACAAGATCTATATCTTCAAGGTTCTGAAACAAGTTCACCCAGATATCGGTATCTCAAGCAAATCTATGGGGATTATGAACAGTTTCATCAATGATATATTTGAGAAACTTGCTCAGGAGTCATCAAGATTGGCTAGGATTAACAAGAAGCCTACAATCACTTCAAGGGAAATTCAGACTGCTGTTAGGCTTGTTTTGCCTGGTGAGTTGGCTAAACATGCTGTTTCTGAAGGAACTAAGGCTGTTACTAAGTTTACTAGTTCTTAG
- the LOC125844502 gene encoding protein SENSITIVE TO PROTON RHIZOTOXICITY 2, producing the protein MIQGTNSSANNPQNIPLYSSNHHHNNIQEDIFSSSSSSIVHNSHQQHSFLFNLSLLKEKVHQVQSLATMFITPDNQTIIHPPPESISMIIANMGTLIQEIITTSSSLMFSCQKIVLDSTSLSQNSSRYREPSQNGHGHGQGQVDHLLQDYDWYEDNYNSNCNTHEDTKNHVTNSSTIIASSTISHDNYGKDFGKRELLLSTSKGKVVTHEENNYDIIELDASDLLAKYTHYCQICGKGFKRDANLRMHMRAHGDEYKSSAALSNPMKRINDSMSDGLLKSSSNTIKYSCPQEGCRWNKKHAKFQPLKSMVCVKNHYKRSHCPKMYVCKRCNKKNFSVLSDLRTHEKHCGDLKWQCSCGTTFSRKDKLMGHVSLFVGHTPLIKESAR; encoded by the coding sequence ATGATTCAAGGGACAAATAGTAGTGCTAATAATCCACAAAACATACCATTATATTCATCaaatcatcatcataataatattcaagaagatatattttcttcttcttcttcttctatagTCCATAATTCTCATCAACaacattcatttttattcaacTTATCTCTTCTCAAAGAGAAAGTTCACCAAGTTCAATCACTTGCCACCATGTTTATTACACCGGATAATCAAACGATTATCCATCCTCCTCCTGAGTCAATATCTATGATCATCGCGAATATGGGAACTTTGATCCAAGAAATCATCACAACTTCTTCTTCCCTCATGTTTTCTTGCCAAAAGATTGTCCTAGACTCTACCTCACTCAGTCAGAATTCAAGTAGATATCGCGAACCATCTCAAAATGGTCATGGTCATGGTCAAGGTCAAGTTGATCATTTGCTTCAAGATTATGATTGGTATGAGGATAATTACAATTCTAATTGTAACACTCATGAAGATACCAAAAATCATGTTACTAATAGTAGTACTATTATAGCTAGTAGCACTATTAGTCATGATAATTATGGTAAAGATTTTGGAAAAAGGGAATTATTATTGAGTACTTCAAAAGGGAAAGTTGTGACtcatgaagaaaataattatgatattattgagTTAGATGCATCTGATTTATTGGCAAAGTATACACACTATTGTCAAATTTGTGGTAAAGGGTTTAAAAGGGATGCAAATTTGAGAATGCATATGAGGGCTCATGGAGATGAATATAAGTCTAGTGCTGCATTGAGTAATCCTATGAAGAGAATCAATGATTCAATGAGCGATGGATTGTTGAAATCAAGTAGTAACACGATTAAATATTCGTGTCCTCAAGAAGGTTGTAGGTGGAACAAGAAACACGCGAAGTTTCAACCATTGAAATCAATGGTGTGTGTTAAGAATCATTACAAGAGAAGTCATTGTCCTAAAATGTATGTGTGTAAGAGATGCAACAAGAAGAATTTTTCTGTGTTGTCTGATCTTAGAACTCATGAGAAACATTGTGGTGATTTGAAATGGCAATGTTCATGTGGTACTACTTTTTCAAGAAAAGACAAGCTTATGGGGCATGTTTCTTTATTTGTTGGACACACTCCACTTATAAAAGAAAGTGCAAGGTAG
- the LOC125844506 gene encoding 50S ribosomal protein L9, chloroplastic, with protein sequence MASWGSSSCLQNYSLTKNPYSETVKFSERTSILTIVAQKKTKKVRKIILKEDISQLGKKGDLLDVKAGFFRNYLLPLGKAQIVTAALIKEMKMEDEKIEAEKQRVKDEAQQLARIFETIGAFKVKRKGGKGKQIFGSVTAQDLVDIIKAQIQRDVDKKIVNLPEIRETGEYIAELKLHPEVTARVRLTVFAN encoded by the exons ATGGCGTCATGGGGTTCATCTTCTTGTCTCCAAAATTACAGCTTAACCAAAAACCCATATTCTGAAACAGTGAAATTTTCAGAAAGAACTTCAATTTTAACCATTGTTGCTCAGAAAAAAACCAAGAAAGTACGAAAG ATAATACTGAAAGAGGATATTTCACAGTTGGGTAAAAAGGGAGACCTTTTGGATGTTAAAGCTGGATTCTTTAGGAATTATTTGCTACCATTGGGCAAAGCTCAAATTGTGACCGCTGCACTTATCAA GGAAATGAAGATGGAAGACGAGAAAATTGAGGCTGAAAAACAACGG GTGAAAGATGAGGCACAACAGCTTGCTCGAATTTTTGAAACTATTGGAGCCTTCAAGGTGAAGCGTAAGGGTGGGAAAGGAAAGCAAATATTTGGAAG TGTCACTGCTCAGGATCTCGTTGATATTATAAAAGCACAGATACAGAG GGACGTGGACAAGAAAATTGTCAATCTGCCTGAGATTCGAGAAACCGGAGAATATATTGCTGAATTGAAGCTGCATCCAGAAGTTACAGCTCGAGTAAGGTTGACAGTGTTTGCCAATTGA
- the LOC125844503 gene encoding zinc finger protein ZAT5-like, which produces MEVCQNFTDRSCAFKGKRTKRSRPSSPLNIAGTTTTTITTTTGSSIAGGSNDGGGDGDGDGGDFYNSPTTSTTQISTTSTSEEDEDMANCLILLAQSGCGHKVQEVKKEKINSRKFAEMATSSTTGKAGFFVYECKTCNRTFNSFQALGGHRASHKKPKTILEDKKSVTINTDSTATAAGHDNLHDQERLNKISSTTTHSNTKTKIHECSICGSEFSSGQALGGHMRRHRQPPTTTMITASNLSESSSCHIHDEKSRRNVLSLDLNLPAPVEDDHKFEQSLVFSAAPLVDCYY; this is translated from the coding sequence ATGGAAGTTTGTCAAAACTTCACCGATCGCTCGTGCGCTTTCAAAGGAAAGCGCACTAAGCGATCGCGACCGTCCTCCCCGCTGAACATAGCGGGGACGACCACTACAACCATCACTACTACCACCGGTTCATCGATTGCTGGTGGTAGTAATGATGGAGGTGGAGATGGAGATGGAGATGGAGGTGATTTTTACAATTCACCAACCACTTCTACTACTCAAATTTCAACAACTAGCACATCTGAGGAAGATGAAGATATGGCCAATTGTTTAATTCTATTAGCACAAAGTGGATGTGGCCATAAAGTACAAGAagttaaaaaagagaaaatcaacAGCAGGAAATTTGCAGAAATGGCCACTAGTAGTACAACTGGAAAAGCTGGTTTTTTTGTCTATGAGTGCAAAACTTGCAATAGAACTTTTAACTCATTTCAAGCACTTGGTGGACATAGAGCAAGTCACAAAAAGCCCAAAACCATACTGGAAGACAAAAAATCTGTCACTATCAATACTGACAGTACTGCTACTGCTGCTGGTCATGACAATTTACATGATCAAGAGCGTCTCAATAAAATTAGTAGTACTACAACTCATTCAAACACCAAAACCAAAATCCACGAATGTTCAATTTGTGGATCGGAGTTTTCATCAGGACAAGCATTAGGCGGACACATGAGAAGACATAGACAACCACCTACCACGACGATGATAACTGCAAGCAATCTTTCAGAATCATCGTCGTGCCATATTCATGatgaaaaatcaagaagaaatgTTTTGTCTCTTGATCTAAATTTACCAGCACCAGTTGAAGATGATCACAAATTTGAACAAAGTCTAGTCTTCTCTGCAGCCCCTTTGGTTGATTGTTATTATTAG